From a region of the Falco peregrinus isolate bFalPer1 chromosome 5, bFalPer1.pri, whole genome shotgun sequence genome:
- the PDE4C gene encoding cAMP-specific 3',5'-cyclic phosphodiesterase 4C isoform X5 — protein sequence MLPTAHCSPGASPAASPRNSPRNSPILFRKLLMNQSIRLQRRFTVAHPLCFDLENGPPGRGMLDPQASPGAGLVLQGTFPHGQRRESFLYRSDSDYDLSPKAMSRNSSIASDLHGEDMIVTPFAQVLASLRTIRSNLTHLQDRASIKRASSSSLPSGSKASLTEDAHQKLSRETLEELDWCLDQLETLQTRHSVSEMASNKFKRMLNRELSHLSETSRSGNQVSEYISSTFLDKQHEVEIPSALAKDKEKERRKRPMSQISGVRKLTHGSSLATTGIPRFGVRTDQEGLLAKELEDTNKWGLNVFKVAEYSGNRPLTVIMYSIFQERDLMKTFRIPVSTFITYMLTLEDHYHADVAYHNNIHAADVAQSTHVLLSTPALEAVFTDLEIMAAIFASAIHDVDHPGVSNQFLINTNSELALMYNDASVLENHHLAVGFKLLQEENCDIFQNLSKKQRQSLRKMAIDMVLATDMSKHMNLLADLKTMVETKKVTSLGVLLLDNYSDRIQVLQNMVHCADLSNPTKPLELYRQWTDRIMVEFFHQGDREREKGMEISPMCDKHTASVEKSQVGFIDFIAHPLWETWADLVHPDAQEILDTLEDNREWYQSMIPRSPSPPPEGPGVSPASTDKFQFELMLEEEEEGESDTELEGAESPLDEDNSGSKTPATDDSESADTKCLSPSPGDQDSPVTRPRDVDNRRALEGTLPKDASGGGCSVPGPEGSQGLCLDTEGNVTFLPLGT from the exons ATGCTGCCCACCGCACACTGCTCGCCGGGGGCTTCGCCGGCGGCATCCCCCCGCAATTCCCCCCGCAATTCCCCCATCCTCTTCAGGAAGCTCCTGATGAACCAGAGCATCCGCCTGCAGCGACGCTTCACCGTGGCGCATCCCCTCTG CTTTGACCTGGAGAATggccccccgggccggggcatGCTGGACCCCCAGGCCAGCCCAGGTGCGGGGCTGGTCCTGCAAGGCACCTTCCCCCACGGCCAGCGCCGCGAGTCCTTCCTCTACCGCTCCGACAGCGACTACGACCTGTCCCCAAAAGCCATGTCCCGCAACTCCTCCATTGCCAGCGACCT GCATGGAGAAGACATGATCGTCACGCCGTTCGCCCAG GTTCTGGCCAGCCTCCGCACCATCCGCAGCAACCTGACCCATCTCCAGGACCGTGCCAGCATCAA GCGAGCGtcaagcagcagcctgccttctGGGAGCAAGGCCAGCCTCACGG AAGATGCCCACCAGAAGCTCTCGCGGGAGACCCTGGAGGAGCTGGACTGGTGCCTGGACCAGCTGGAGACACTGCAGACCAGGCACTCGGTCAGCGAGATGGCTTCCAACAAG TTCAAAAGGATGCTGAACCGGGAGCTGTCACACCTCTCAGAGACCAGCCGCTCAGGGAACCAGGTCTCTGAGTACATCTCCAGCACCTTCCTGG ACAAGCAGCACGAGGTGGAGATCCCCTCAGCACTGGCCAAggacaaggagaaggagaggaggaagcgCCCCATGTCCCAGATCAGCGGCGTCAGGAAGCTCACGCATGGCTCCAGCCTCGCCACCACTGGCATCCCCCGCTTTGGGGTGCGGACAGACCAGGAGGGGCTGCTGGCCAAG gagctggaggaCACCAACAAGTGGGGGCTCAATGTGTTTAAAGTTGCTGAGTACTCAGGCAACCGCCCGCTGACGGTCATCATGTACAGCATCTTCCAG gAGCGCGACCTGATGAAGACCTTCCGCATCCCCGTCAGCACCTTCATCACCTACATGCTGACGCTGGAGGACCACTACCATGCCGACGTGGCCTACCACAACAACATCCATGCTGCTGATGTGGCTCAGTCTACCCACGTCCTCCTCTCCACGCCCGCACTGGAG GCTGTCTTCACGGACCTGGAGATCATGGCTGCCATCTTCGCCAGCGCCATCCATGATGTTGATCACCCCGGTGTCTCCAACCAGTTCCTCATCAACACCA ACTCAGAGCTGGCGCTGATGTACAACGATGCCTCAGTGCTGGAGAACCACCACCTGGCTGTGGGCTTCAAGCTTCTGCAGGAGGAGAACTGTGACATCTTCCAAAACCTGAGCAAGAAGCAGAGGCAGTCACTCCGCAAAATGGCCATTGACATG GTGCTGGCCACAGACATGTCCAAGCACATGAATCTGCTGGCGGATTTGAAAACCATGGTGGAGACCAAGAAGGTGACCAGCCTGGGGGTACTGCTGCTGGACAACTACTCCGACAGGATCCAG GTCCTGCAGAACATGGTGCACTGCGCTGACCTCAGCAACCCCACGAAGCCGCTGGAGCTGTACCGGCAATGGACTGACCGCATCATGGTGGAGTTCTTCCACCAAGGCGACCGGGAGCGGGAGAAGGGGATGGAGATCAGCCCCATGTGTGACAAGCACACTGCCTCCGTGGAGAAGTCCCAG gtgGGTTTCATCGACTTCATCGCCCACCCGCTGTGGGAGACGTGGGCCGATTTGGTGCACCCTGATGCCCAGGAGATCCTGGACACACTGGAAGACAACCGGGAATGGTACCAAAGCATGATCCCACGCAGCCCATCCCCACCACCCGAGGGACCTGGAGtgtcccctgccagcactgACAAGTTCCAGTTCGAGCTGATgcttgaggaggaggaggagggtgagtCGGACACAGAGCTGGAGGGGGCTGAGAGCCCCTTGGATGAGGACAACAGTGGCTCCAAGACACCAGCCACAGATGACTCTGAGTCGGCCGACACCAAATGCCTgtcacccagccctggggaccagGACTCACCTGTCACCCGGCCCAGGGATGTGGACAACCGGCGGGCGCTGGAGGGGACGCTGCCGAAGGATGCCAGTGGTGGTGGGTGCTCGGTGCCAGGGCCAGAGGgcagccaggggctgtgcctggACACAGAGGGCAACGTCACATTCTTGCCCCTGGGCACATAG